From the Buteo buteo chromosome 1, bButBut1.hap1.1, whole genome shotgun sequence genome, one window contains:
- the TMA16 gene encoding translation machinery-associated protein 16, protein MPKLRKTQGGKQEKKVIHPYSRKAAQLAREAHKQEKKEKLKTDKALRLSIIGEKLQWFQSHLDPNKIEYTKKEAGELIENYMCRFNAELEQIELQNSIKGRQGRQHGSRETVIKQTIERERQLYEGYGIEIPDIMNRKHLKFFREWDGDLRKLPNIKMKKLSARDAACSHPEVADVEAKEELNKAEEVA, encoded by the exons ATG cCAAAGTTACGAAAAACCCAAGGagggaagcaagagaaaaaagttaTCCATCCTTACAGCAGAAAAGCTGCGCAGCTTGCAAGGGAAGCACacaaacaggagaagaaagaaaa gTTGAAGACTGACAAAGCTTTGCGTTTGAGTATCATTG GAGAAAAATTGCAATGGTTTCAAAGTCACCTTGACCCCAATAAAATTGAGTACACAAAGAAGGAAGCTGGCGAACTAATTGAAAA ttatATGTGTCGATTCAATGCTGAATTGGAGCAGATTGAATTACAAAACAGTATTAAAGGTAGACAAGGAAGACAGCATGGTTCACGGGAAACTGTCATCAAGCAGACCATAGAACGTGAAAGACAACTCTATGAAGGCTATGGAATAG AAATCCCAGACATTATGAACAGAAAGCATCTTAAATTTTTCAG aGAATGGGATGGTGATCTGAGGAAACTGCCaaacatcaaaatgaaaaagctctCAGCTAGGGATGCTGCTTGCAGTCACCCTGAGGTGGCAGATGTGGAAGCTAAAGAAGAATTGAATAAAGCAGAAGAGGTGGCCTAA